A segment of the Cellvibrio sp. KY-YJ-3 genome:
TGACGCATATCGTGGCGCGTTCATCTGCACTTTTGGGTGTACAAATGGATATTGAAGGTGCAGCCGAAGTGGCTAAACGCTCGCGTGGAACTCCACGAATTGCGAACCGATTGTTGCGCCGCGTGCGCGATTTTGCCGAAATGAAGGGCGATGGGACTGTCACTGCAAAAATGGCTGACAGTGCACTCAATATGCTCAACGTGGATGAGCGTGGTTTCGACCATATGGATCGTCGCTTATTGGCCGCAATGATGCACAATTTTGATGGTGGTCCTGTTGGTGTAGAAAGTCTTGCTGCCGCAATTAGCGAGGATCGCGGAACTATCGAGGATGTAATAGAGCCTTACCTTATTCAGCAGGGGTTTATGGCGCGCACACCGCGCGGTCGTATTTTGACCAACAATGCTTACCTTTATTTTGGTGTGCCGGTACCTAAACGATTGCAAGACAGTGCGGAATAAAGCTCTTATCCAGTCATGAGTATTTCAGCGTACTTTAGGCTATGATGGCCCCTGTTTTTTTCCCAGTTGAACCAGTAAGAGTTAAACATATTTATGTCGGAAGCTAATCAAAGTCTGTCGATCCTGCACCTCATGCTTGAGGCCAGTTTTTTAGTGCAAATGGTGATGGTGATTCTATTTTTGGCATCAGTCATTTCCTGGGTCATGATTTTTCAGCGCGAGGTATACCAACGCAAAGCATCTGCCGCGTTTGTGTATTTTGAAAAGCAATTTTGGTCTGGTATCGATTTGAATCAACTCTATCGCCAAGGTAATAGCCGCAATGAAGCGGTAGAGAGTATTGAAAGTATTTTTCGCGCCGGGTTTAAAGAGTTTACTCGTTTGCGTCAGCAGGCTGGCGCCGACTCGGATGCAATTATGGAGGGCTCGATGCGTGCCATGCGCGTTGCACTTGCCCGCGAACATGAAAAACTGGAGGAGAATCTGCCATTCCTTGCCAGCGTGGCTTCAGTTAGCCCCTATATTGGTTTGTTTGGTACTGTGTGGGGCATTATGGTGTCCTTCCTAAATATCGCTAATGCTGGTCAGCCTAGTCTTGCAACCGTTGCCCCTGGTATTGCCGAAGCATTGATCGCCACCGCGATGGGGTTGTTTGCCGCAATTCCGGCGGTCTTGGCTTACAACAAATTCTCGGCACGCGCTGAAAATTTGATGAGTAATTATCAAACCTTTGCTGAAGAATTTTCAGCCATTCTGCATCGCCAGGTTCACAGTAAATAATACTGCGTCACGTTGATTGGTTAACAGGTTAAAAACATGTCTGGATTTGGTCCACCGGTAAAAAAGAAACTTAAGGCGGAAATCAATGTGGTTCCGCTTATTGACGTCATGTTGGTATTGCTGATTGTTTTTATGATTGCCGCACCCATGATGACTCAGGGGATAAAAGTTGAATTGCCACAGGCTGCATCAGAACCAGTTGAGTCAAAAGATGACGAGCCAATTACGGTATCCGTAAAGGCTGATGGTAGTTATTACATCGATTTGGGTGGTGATCCAGAACAGGCCCGCCCACTTGCCGAAATCAAGTCTATTGTCAGCAAGGTTCTGGCGGAAAAACCCAACACTCTGGTTTTTGTTCAAGGTGATAAAAAAGTTGAGTATGGTGTCGTTGTTACCTTGATGGGTGAGTTGAAGTTGGCAGGAGCACCTTCGGTGGGTTTGATTACGGAGCCTCCGCGTTAGGTTTTTTATGAGACTGGAAAAATCATTTTCACTTCCCGTATTTCTAAGTGTCTCGCTGCACACATTGTTGTTGGTTTTATTTTTAGGTGATTGGAACTTTTTTAAAAAAGAACCGGAACCCTATAAGCCCCATTATGTCACAGCTACTTTGGTTGATCTGAAGCCAAAGGCAAAAGCGGCACCGCAACAAACCAAAGAGCAAGTATTGGACTCAAAGGCTTATGAAGATTTAAAAAACAACAAAAAACAGGATGAGCAGCGCCGTAAAGAAGCTGAGGCTCTCGTGCAGCAGAAAAAAGAGCAGGAGGCGAAAGCTGCAGAAGCAGAAAAGGTAAAACAGCAAAAAGTTAAAGAGGAACAGGCAAAAATCGCAAAAGCGAAAGCAGAAAAGGAAGCGGCAGAAAAAAAACGCAAGGCAGATGAATTAGCTAAACAAAAAGCAGAGGCAGCTAAAAAGACCAAGCGCGAACAAGAAGCTCAGGAGGAGCAGCGACGAGTTCAGGCAGCTTTGCAGAAGGAAGCAAAGCACATTAGTGATACTAATGATGATGCCAATACTAAAAGCTATGAAGAAATGCTGATTGAGCGTGTACAGCAAAATTGGAGTCGCCCACCCTCTGCAAGAAACGGTCTTGAGGTGGTGTTGGAAGTAAATATGCTTCCTAACGGTATCGTGACTGGTTTGCGTGTTGTCAGGAGTAGTGGTGATCCCGCTTTTGACCGCTCGGCGGAACAGGCTGTGAAAAGGGTTGATCGTTTCACAGAGGCTATGCAGATTCCCCCTGACATTTTTGAAAAGTATTTTCGTGTATTCAGATTTACATTCAGCCCAGAGGACTTAAGGTCGTGAAACGTTATTTATTGCTGTGTCTTATTTTTGTGACTGGCTTAGCCCAAGCACAATTAAATTTGCGTGTTACTAAGGGAGTGGATAATCCCACAAAAATTGCTGTGGTCCCTTTTGCATGGGCGGGTGGAAAATTACCTGAAGATATCGCCAAAATTGTTGGTAATGATCTGGAGTTTTCAGGACAGTTTGAGGCTACCTCACCCGAGCGTATGTTATCGTTCCCTCGCGCTGAAACAGAAGTTCACTATCGCGATTGGAAGGCATTAGGGGCAGAATACTTGTTAATTGGCTCTGTCACTCAACAGGCAGGCCGTTATTACGCAAGTTATGAGTTATTCGATGTGGTGCAGCAAAAACGCGTATTTGCCAAGCTGACGGTAGATGGTTCTTCTGCCCAATTGCGTGATATGGCGCATCATATCAGCGACAAGGTTTATGAAACTATCACTGGAATCCGCGGTATTTTTTCCACTAAATTAATTTATGTAGAGGCATTCAAGCAACCGCAAAAGTATCGACTGATGATTTCCGATATTGATGGGTTTCGTTCTAGGTTGTTACTTGAGTCGCGCTTTCCCTTGTTATCCCCTGTATGGTCACCTAATGGTCAGCGCGTCGCCTATGTATCCTTTGAGGCAGACAATAAACCCGCAATTTATATTCAAGACATAGCAACTGGCCGGCGTCAACAAATGACCAATTTCCGAGGTTTAAATGGTGCTCCTGCGTGGTCGCCTGATGGCCAAAAGTTGGCAATGGCTTTATCAAAAGATGGTAATCCCGAAATCTACGTAATGAATGTGCTAACCCGACAATTGACGCGGGTAACTAATCATTTTGCAATCGATCATGAACCTAGTTGGTCGGCGGATGGCGCGTCACTCTTTTTTACTTCGGACAGAGGTGGTAAGCCACAAATTTATCAGGTTCATTTGGCTAGTATGCAGCAGGAGCGAGTTACCTTTGATGGTGACTATAATGCACGTGCACGGGTTTCTCCTGACGGCAAAAGCCTTGTTATGTTAAACAAGCGCCCAGGTACTACACATCATATTGCTGCACAGGATATAAAATCTGGAAATTTACGTATTTTGTCCGAGACAAACCTTGATGAATCACCTACTATAGCGCCCAATGGCGCTATGCTGATGTATGCGACTCGTTCTGGTGGTAAAGGAGTATTGGCGGCCGTGTCCTTGGATGCGCGTGTCAAAATCCTCCAGCCCCCAAAACAGGGTGATGTGCGGGAACCCGCATGGTCGCCATTCTTTAACTAAATCCCCGTTCAAACTAGATCAAAACTTCATTGGAGTTACACACACATGATCACCAAGGCAATCAAGCAAGGTCTTACTTTGGCTGTTGTTATGTCTTTCCTGGTTGGCTGTTCAAGCAGCGACAACGCAACTACCGAAGCTCCAACTACTGGTACTGCAGTAACTGACACCAGCGCTACAGAAGCTACTTTGTCAAATGTTGTTTACTTTGACTTCGATCAATACGCTTTGACCGCTGAAAGCCGTGCTGTTTTGTTGGCTCATGCTGACAAACTGAAAGGTGCTTCAGTTGCTGTGCGTTTGGAAGGTCACGCTGATGAGCGCGGTTCGCGTGAATACAACATGGCTCTGGGCGAAAAACGTGCTAACGCTGTTCGCGATTTCCTCGTGACTCAAGGCGTTAACGGTTCTTCTCTGGAAGTTGTAAGCTTCGGAGAAGAACAACCAGCTGCTACCGGTAGTGATGAAGCCTCTTGGGCTCAAAACCGTCGCGTAGAAGTTAAGTACTAAGAGTCTAAACCCGTATGCTTAAAAATCTGATTGCTGTTGCCTTAATAGCTTCGGCTCCAGTCCTACAGGCACAAGTACGGGTTGTTGAGTCTTCACCTCAGGGCTTTGGCTCTGGGGTGGCTCAACCCAATATGCCTGCCTCCGCTGAATCTGACGTTTACTCTCAAATTCGCTCTCTGCAAGAAGAAATAGCTACCTTGCGTGGCCTTGTTGAAGAGCAAGCCTATGAGCTTAAGCAGCTCAAGCAATTACAGCTGGATAATTATATTGATTTGGATCGTCGGATATCCGGTGGTTCGCAATCAGCTGCACCAGCCCCTTCGGATGAGCCTCTTGTTTCGCCCTCTGCCTCTGTTGTTGATGACAATGCCAGTGAAGCTGATGTTTATAAAGCAGCTTATGATTTATTGAATCAAAAAGATTTTACTGGTGCAGAAAGTGCGTTCAAGGATCACTTAACCCGTTTTCCTAGCGGTGATTTTGCAAGTAATAGTCATTATTGGCTTGGTAAAATCGCAATGCTAAAAAAAGATTATCCTCAAGCAAAATCCTGGTTCACGGATTTGATCGCAAATTTTCCTTCCGCTGCAAAAGTACCTGATGCCCAATTGGATTTAGGAAAGGTATATTTCCTGATGGGTGATAAGGTTAAAGCTAAGTCGTTATTAAGTCAGCTTGCCGCTGGGAACACCGATGCTGCCAGATTGGCCTCAAAATTTATTAGTGATAACTTTTAAAATATTAATAGCTATAAAATATCAGCGTTCTCCTAATTTATAGCTTTGTCTGTCAATCAATTGTTTAATTTATCCCTCTAAAAGAAAGGGGATTTCCTTTCGGAAATCCCCATTGTGTATCCAGTATTGAACTGCAGCAAACGTTCCCTCTCGTTTGCCTCAGCCTCCTGCTGAAAGCTCAATTCCACTGTCCATTGCTACTTCTGTGACTCCTTCCTGTAGTGGATGAGTTGGTGGGACTTCAGCTTTATCCATAGCCTACCCCGTGCTCAGTCAGTTACTCCTTGTAGTGACATTAATCCTTTATCATCCGTGTGAGCTGATTCCATCAACTGGTATTTGTTTGCATCCTGCAAACGATTTCCTTTTTGACTTACGACTCCCTTCTCTCTTCCCTGTGAAATCATTATGCCCTTAGGTTGAGGTTCGAAATAGTCACAAATCTCGCAAATGTTTGTAGGAAAATGACTACAGAGCAAGTCGGCATAAACTGACAGTCGTGTAATCAATTAGGTCTCTGTTAAGGTTGTTTTTGTTAGGCTGAGTAATCTGATTCGGGTAAAGTGCATGAATGTTTTTTTGCACTGTGTTTTAGGCTTATGGGGGTTCAATACATGACTTCACCATTTTTAATACCGTTAAGGTATTTTTCGTTGGTTGTCCTTTGGAGTTTGCTTGCTACGGTTAATTCTGTTGCCAATGCTGCAAGTGATGGCGATTCCGCGCTTGAATATAAACTTCGCTATCAAGTGACTTTGGAACCTGAGAGAGAGGGGGCTTCAGTTTTAATTAGCGTCGATAAGGGTGAGCTACTCAAGAAAATACAATTTTCAAATAACCATGCGATCTATTCCGATATTCGCGGTACCGGGAAATTAACATTAAAAGATAAACGTGTTACCTGGGAGTTACCTTCGGGCAATGCACGATTAACTTATTTTGTGAAACTGACACATGAGCGTAGTCCCGGTAAATTCGATGCTCGAGTAACTAAAGAGTGGGCATTGTTTCGCGGTGATGATTTGATTCCAGCTATTCATACATTTGAGGCGCTAGGTGCGCATGCTGCTGCGACACTTGAGTTCATTCTTCCCGATTCATGGAAAAGTGTTGAAACTGGATGGCCGCGGAAAAAGGGTAATATTTTTAAAATTGATAATCCGGAGCGACGATTTGATCGCCCTGTTGGTTGGATAATTGCGGGCGATATAGGCTCCCGTCGCGCTAGTATTTCCAAAACAGCGATCGCTGTGAGTGGCCCCAAAGGTGAAAATTTTAGGCGTATGGATGCGTTAGTATTTTTTAATTTTGTATGGCCTGAGGTTGCAAAAGCCTTCGGGGAAACGCCAGAAAAACTCTTGGTTGTAGGCGCCGCAGATCCAATGTGGCGAGGCGGACTGTCTGCGTCCAATTCGTTGTTCTTACATTCGGATAGGCCGCTTGTTAGTGAAAATGGCACAAGTCCTTTATTGCATGAGCTAACGCATATGGTCACGCGAATTACTGGAATGGAAACTGATACGGCTAATGATGACTGGATTGCAGAAGGTCTGGCAGAGTTCTATTCATTTGAATTACTTTACCGTGCCGATGGTATGACTAAAGCGCGTCGCACAAGAATTATAAAAGGTCTGGAGAAATGGGGTGCTGAAGTAAAACATTTGCGTAAAAGTAAATCGACTGGGCCGGTAACTGCAAGAGCAGTGGTGCTGTTCGATGAGCTCGATAAGGAGATAAAAAAACGCAGTAATAAAAAATATGACTTGGATGATGTCACTCGCCAATTAATGGAAAAACGCAAAGTTTCTTTTGATGATTTACGCGCGGCAACTGAAAAGCTTGTCGGTTCTGATATCAATGCACTGAACTCGCCATTATTGAAGTGATTGATTTGTTGTGCGCAGTCTTAAATACTGCGCGCAACAATAATTCCGCCCCACACCAAGCTGCGATCACCTGCACCGTATTTAATTTCCGAGCTGTGTCCACGTATTACATAGCTGATTCGATAACCATTTTGAAATGCAAAAGTGTAACCGGCCCAAGCCTCCACTAGTAAAGGGCGCAATTGACTGTGTTCGTACGTGACCGCACTGTTGCGAAATTGTCCTTGTAAAAATGCGTTATAAGCGCGAGCCTTGATGGTGAATCCGGTCCAGAAATAACGTTCATTAACTGCTTTTGCACTGCTTGAATAAGACGACTTCTCCCCATAACTTGCCAATTCAGGGTTAAATGATGACCAAGGGCTGTGAATGCGACCCGCACGCAAACTGAGCCCCCAGCTTGCTTCTGTCAGGTAACCTATAGATCCTTGAATAGTGCTTTTGATCTCAACCTTATCCGACAGCTGGTCAAAATATTGTTGGCGCGCCAGCACATAACGACCGGTTAATTCACCACCGTCACTGATTTGATTGTCCCAACCCTGTGCCTGTTTGCCGGCTACTGCTTTGTGTACATGGTTTTGCAATTCTCCGACCACGTCGAGTCCAAGAACGCCAAGGGTCAGTGTGCTTTTCCACGCGACATTCTCCACCAAGTCAATTTGTTCCCGTGTATTTGATAGATACACCAAACTTGCGTAGGGGCGATCCTCGGGGTTTGCAATGAAGACAGCTATGTCTTCTGGAGTGAAACCAAAAGCACCTATCTCACGACTGGTAATCTCTTGCTGGCTGATTGACGCATGTTTATTGCCGAGCCAGTTATCGATATTGGTTAATAAGTTGTTCAATCCCAACTTGCTCTCTGCAACTAATTGACCCGTTTGGGTAAAGTTCAGGCCATAGGTATAGTCCTGATCTCTGTGACCGGGTACTAAAAAATCATTGTCAAATGCAAAAGCCCAGCTTCGATGGCTGTTGATGTCAGGGTTGTCTAGCTGAAGCAGCGGGCGCTTTTCATCCTCAACTACGGATGCGAGCTTCAACCATTCGGGCTGTTGTGAGCGCAAGTAGTCATCAGTTTTAGCATCGGCGAAACTGCTAATACTGATTAAAAGACTGAGTGCAATTAGCTGAATTACAACAGCTTGAACCAACACCAATGATTTATGGTGTGCTTGTGTACCGGGGCGAGTATTCATTGGTAACTCCTTCTTTTTGTTACCTGTATTTAAATTAGTATCAATTAAGTGACCAGTCGTCTTCTTTTTGCGCCAAAAAATAGGCGAAAAAAATCGCCTAAATTGAAGCTTTGCCTCATTAGTTAAAAAGCTGACTGGTCATCTTATTCTTATGAAGACAAAAGCACTCTTACAACGCTTTTGTTATAGCTTTGATGAGCAGGCGAGTTTTACGCCTGTTTGAGCTATTTTTTGGTAAATATTTCGGGTAGTACAGTTAAAAAGGCGTTTAACGGTTCGCGACATTTTGATGCTTTCATGCGCATTACCGTACCCTCCCAGGCATTAAATAAAAATTCTGCCAAAATAGCGGAGGGTAATTGGCTTTCAAGGCCATCTTTGAGCCGCGCTTCTTCCAGTACATCTTCGATAGCTTGTGTGCTGTTGCGCAGCATCTGCCGTACTTTCAAGCGAATGGCTTCGCTTGATTCCGACATCTCCTGACACATGTTGCCAATAAAGCAGCCACCATTGAGGTTTTCCTCACAGCCGCCAATATTTGCTACAAAAAAGCGGATAAGTCGTTCCTGCGGCGGAATACTGCGGTCGTTGAGTAGGTGGCGATTTTGAATCATGCGCTCTTCGGTCACTTTCTCTAGCGCTTCAATCGCAAAATCTTCTTTGCTTTTGAAGTAGGTATAGAAGGAGCCTTTGGGTACATCGGCGGCGTTGACTATGTCCTGAATGCTAGTGCCATTGTAGCCACGGGTAGCCATAACCTTCAGGCCAGCGTCAAGGAGATGATCTTTTTTCAGTTCGCGTTTGCTCATGGTGTAAATATATGACCAGTCGTCTGCTTTTTCAAGCGATGGGTTAGTTTATTTGGTTATAGGATGTGAGCTTTTGGTGCTATGGCTTGGGTGATCATTATTATTAGTTCTTTCATTGATTGAAGTCTGTTGTGTGATGCGAGTCACGCAACAGATTAGAGCGGATTACTGCGCTTCTTTCAAATGCTTAATTAACCGAGCTTTAAGAGCTGGCGGTAAATTGCGAATGGTGAGGGTATCCTGCTCTGGATCATATTCTATCTCGCGCCCCAAACAATCTGATGCAAAACTCATGCTGAGTGAATCATTGCGGCCACTGATACGGACATAGCTGCGGATCTGACCCGCGTGTGGAATAAATTCGGGTTTGATGTCGGGTTTGGTGCTCTCCACATAGCGTACAAACCGCTCCGGTTCGTAGCTTTTTACTTCTTCTGCAAGGGTGGTGGATAGATCGGCAATAGTCACCGCCTTGCCGGCTTTATTTTGTTCCAAACAGTAATCAACTACCTTGGTGCGGGTGATGCGGGCGGTGTTTTCATCCAGTGTATTGCTGAAGTCATCGACCACTTTTAAGAATTCAGCGGTTTCATGTTTGATATCCTGCTTATCGGTGAAAGCGATAAAGTGGGTGAAGGCTTCGGCGATATCTTTATCGCTACGCGCGCGCATCAGTGTCAAATAGGTGGTGGAGTCACCACTAGTCCAGTCATTCAGTTGGATTTTAGCGGCGAGGGTAAAGCCGCTGGTATCCAGAAAGAGTGACTCATCAAGCGCCAGTTCTCCATCCAGATACAAACCGCTTTGGTGTTCAACCAGATACACACTCAAGGTATCGCCCACTTCCAGTTTCTCTTCGACAAAAACGATATAGGCATCCAACAGCGATTCGGCTTTTTCCAGCGCCTGTTGGAATTGTTGCATGGCTTTGTGGCTGAAACTGAGAAAACCCAAACGCTCTTCGCGGCAGTCGCGCAACCAAGCGGGCAGGGGAAACTCACCCAGCTCATCGGAGAAGCGGCCGTAGCTCTTGCCGCCCTTGCGGATAAATTGGGTTTTTAATTCATAGGCCAGCTCTTCGAGTTTGCCATTGAGTTCAAATACCTCGCTACGCAGCTGTAACTCAAATGCGCCACCGGGGCTGTGGCGATAAATACGGTGAGCAACAATCGAGGTTAAGGCCATAAGAGTAATCGCTTCATCAATAGATTCATGGGAGGGGTTTGGCAAAGGCGGCTATTATAGGCGCCACAATCTTTTTACACACACAAGAAATTGGGAACTGATATGACAATCCAACGTTTAAACCCTGCCGCGCGCTGGTCAGATGCCACTATTTTTAATGGCATCGCACACTTTGTAGAGGTGCCCAATAATACCGGCTGCACAATGGTTGAACAGATAGCGCAAATTTTGGTGCAGGCAGAGTTGACACTGGCGGCGATTGGCAGCGATAAAACCCGTCTGCTGTCGGCCACTATTTATCTGACTGATAAAGAAAATATCGCCGCGCTCAATGCGGCTTGGGAGGCATGGCTGCCTGAGGGCTGCGCACCTTCGCGTGCCTGCATTAAGGTGGAACTGCTCGATCCGGCGATGTTGGTGGAAATCGCTTTTGTTGCTGCACTTTTGCCATAGAGCGCTGAGTAAAATCAATCGGGCTGATTAGCGATTAGTGCCTATACTTTTGCTATTGCCTGAACGGCAGGAATTTCATTGTGACAGGACTTTTATATGGCAACGCCTATCGATCAATACCTGAATATTCTCGCTAAAAAAGATGGCTCGGATTTATATCTCAGCACCGGTGCACCACCCTGTGCAAAATTTCAGGGGGTATTAAAACCGCTCACCTCCGAGCCGTTTAAACCCGGTGAAATTGAGCGCATCGCCAATGCCATTATGGATGAGGAACAGCGCAATATTTTTGCGCAAGAGCTGGAAATGAATCTGGCGATTTCGATTCACGGTGTCGGTCGCTTCCGCATTAATATTTTTAAACAACGCAATGAAGTGGCGATTGTAGCGCGCAATATTAAAACTGATATTCCCCAATTTGATGACCTCGGCCTGCCCGAGGTATTAAAAGATGTGATTATGACCAAACGTGGTTTGGTGCTATTTGTCGGTGGCACCGGCTCGGGTAAATCGACATCGCTGGCAGCACTGATTGACCATCGTAATTCGTCCAGCGGCGGTCATATTATTACCATTGAGGATCCGGTTGAGTTTGTCCATAAACACAAACGCAGTGTGATCAATCAGCGCGAAGTCGGCGTGGATACTCGCAGCTACAAAGCGGCACTTAAAAATACTCTGCGTCAAGCACCCGATGTGATTTTGATTGGTGAAATTCGTGATCGTGAAACCATGGAACACGCGCTGGAATTTGCTGAAACCGGACATTTGGCTATTTCCACCTTGCACGCCAATAACGCCAACCAGGCACTGGAGCGCATTGTGAATTTATTTCCCGAGGAACGCCGCCCGCAATTATTAATGGGCCTGTCGCAAAACTTGCGCGCTTTTGTCTCCCAGCGTTTAGTGCCCACTGTGGATGGTAAACGCTGCGCGGCAGTTGAAGTATTGCTCGGCACCAAAACAATTCAGGAATTAATTTTTAAAAATCGGTTTACCGAAATTAAAGAGATTATGGAGAAATCTGAAAATCTCGGTATGCAAACATTTGATGGGGCGATTTTTAAATTGTATATGGCCGGAAAAATCAGTTTTGATGATGCTATAGCCAATGCCGACTCACCCAACAATTTGCGTTTGCGCATAAAGCTGGCAACCGATGGTGCTGCTCCCGCAGCTGCAGAGGCGTCGGTAGTCAAGGCAGCCAGTGCGGTGCCCAGCGGTTTTGGTGAATTGAGTTTACAAAAAATAGATGATGAAGATGGCGCGGAATAAAAAAGAAAAAACAATAAGAAAAAACAACAACAATAAGGAAACACAATGAGCCTGAAAACCATCGAACAACTACTGAAACCTCATTCGATTGCGGTGATTGGTGCCTCCAATCAGCCCAATCGTCCGGGTAATGCAGTGATGCGCAATTTGTTACAGGGCCAGTTCGATGGTCCGATTATGCCAGTCTCGCCGCATTACAAATCGGTCAATGGTGTATTGGCTTATCGCTCAATAGATGAATTACCCCTAGTGCCGGATCTCGCAATTATTTGTACGCGTGCGACACGGGTGCCCGCGATCATTTTGCAGTTGGGGCGCAAAGGCACACGTAATGCCATCGTCATTGCTGCGGGGCTGGATAATTTATTTACCGCGCAAGGCACGAATTTGCAGCAACAAATGTTGGCAATTGCCAAGGAGTGGGGCGTGCGTATTCTCGGGCCGGATTCGCTCGGTATTCTGGTGCCGGAGTTGGGTTTAAATGCGAGTTATGCTCACATTAATGCCGCGCCGGGAAAAATTGCGGTGGTGTCACAATCCTCTGCGGTATGTGTGACCCTATTGGATTGGGCACGCCGTCGCCGAATTGGTTTTTCGCAATTTATTTCGCTGGGCGAAGGTGTCGAT
Coding sequences within it:
- a CDS encoding PilT/PilU family type 4a pilus ATPase; protein product: MATPIDQYLNILAKKDGSDLYLSTGAPPCAKFQGVLKPLTSEPFKPGEIERIANAIMDEEQRNIFAQELEMNLAISIHGVGRFRINIFKQRNEVAIVARNIKTDIPQFDDLGLPEVLKDVIMTKRGLVLFVGGTGSGKSTSLAALIDHRNSSSGGHIITIEDPVEFVHKHKRSVINQREVGVDTRSYKAALKNTLRQAPDVILIGEIRDRETMEHALEFAETGHLAISTLHANNANQALERIVNLFPEERRPQLLMGLSQNLRAFVSQRLVPTVDGKRCAAVEVLLGTKTIQELIFKNRFTEIKEIMEKSENLGMQTFDGAIFKLYMAGKISFDDAIANADSPNNLRLRIKLATDGAAPAAAEASVVKAASAVPSGFGELSLQKIDDEDGAE